AGCATACCGGTGAATGACGGCCATATCATTGCCGAGTATGTGCGCAAGACCGTGATCCGGGAGATTCCCGAGGTGGTTGACGTGATAGTCCATGTGGATCCCCATCAGGCCTCGTCAATGCCCATTGAAGAGCCCTGTGCCAGAAAGTGACAACTCTTTTTTGATTATCCTTTCCTGTCTGCTCGCCATCCATATTCGCCGATCAGGGGCACAAAGGCCACGCCAAGGAGCTGATCCGTCCTGAATGTTTCGCGGGAGATGCGGGTCTGGCGGACAATGCGCTGTCCCTGTCCACGACTCCCCACCGGCATGACCAAGGTTCCGTGAAGCCCCAGTTGGGATGACAGGGGCGCTGGAATCCGTGGCCCAGAAGCGGTCACCATAATGGCGTCAAAAGGGCTCTTTTCCTCCCATCCCAGGCTGCCGTCCCCCTCACGGACTTGGATGTTGGTGATCCCCAGCTCGTCAAGCGTGGCCATGGCCTTGCGGGCCAGTTGGGGAATGCGCTCCACCGTATAGACCCGGGCGGCGATTCGGCTCAAAATGGCGGCCTGATATCCACTGCCGCATCCTATCTCCAGAACAGTCTCCTGACCATGAAGTCCCAATGCCTGGGTCATGTAGGCAACAATGTACGGCTGGGAAATGGTCTGCTCCCACCCGATGGGCAGGGGCGTGTCATCATGGGCCCTTTTCTGCATATCTCCGGGAACGAACAGGTGTCGGGGGACCTCTCGCATGGCCTTTACAACCAGCGGGTCACGGATTCCCCTGGATTCGATCTGGCTGGCAACCATGGCCAGCCGATCGGCGCGGGTCGCAGGCGTATCTCTGTCCTTCATGACCATTCCCCCTTTCAATCTCTTGATTTTCAGGATAGCATTTTAGTATGTTTGCAGGTACCCCTTTTCGTCTCTTTCAGGATACATCAGACGCAACTCTTTTCCAAGGAGGATCGATGAAAACAGAACAAGGCGCATGGAATCCGTATGTGGCTGGAGCTTTGAGCGGGCTCCTTGGGGTGTTTTCCGTTGTTGTTGCTGGCAAGTTCATGGGAGCCTCGACCACCTTTGTGCGGGCATCCGGGATGATTGAAAAGATGTTTGTACCGGAAACAGTCGCCAACACGGCCTACTACATGTCCAAGGGGCTTCAGTTCGATTGGCAGTTTCTTTTTGTCATCGGTATCTGTATCGGTTCCCTGATCGCTTCCCTGACATCGAAAACCTTTGTCTGGCAGGCCGTGCCAACGATGTGGGAGAACAGGCATGGCGGGAGTGTGGCTCGGCGGGGAGTGGTCGCTTTTGTGGGAGGCATGGTGGCCATGTACGGGGCGCGACTGGCAGGAGGGTGCCCCAGCGGTCACGGTCTGAGCGGCCTGACCCAGCTTTCGGTGAGCGGGTTCATTGCAGCGGCCTGTTTTTTTGCAGGAGGCATGCTCATGGCTGCCCTGGTTTTTCCCCGGAGCCGTCAAGAAAGACATGGCTGATTGATGAAGGATTGGGAGAATCACACAACCGGATCAAGGATATCCCACAGCATGACAAGGAGACTGGCATGGCGCTTATTTATGGATTGATAACAGGGATCGTGTTCGGCTTTCTGCTCCAGAAGGCTCGTGTCATCAGGTACGACAAGCAACTCGGAGCCTTGCGGCTCAAGGATATGACCATTGTCAAATTCATGCTTTCGAACATCATCGTGGGCATGGTCGGCATCTATATTCTGAACGATATGGGTATGGTCAGGCTTTCGGTCAAGGCGACATCCATTGGGGCCAATGCCCTTGGAGGGATTGTGTTCGGTCTTGGCTGGGGCCTTCTGGGCTATTGTCCGGGGACCGCGGCCGGGGCCCTGGGAGAGGGCCGCTGGGACGCGTTGTGGGGGATTGGCGGAATGCTTGTGGGGGCTTCGCTCTTTGCCCACACCTATCCGGTGCTCAAGTCCACCGTGTACACATGGGGAAATCTGGGAAAGATAACCCTGCCCCAGATGCTGGGCATCAGTCACTGGCCCGTGATCATCGGTCTGGTGATTCTCTATGTACTGGTGCTGGGGTGGTTCGAGAAGAAAGGACTGTGATAGGGCAGGGGTAACTGCCTGGACATGGATTGCAAGGGGGAAAATCCTTAACGTACAACGTTACAAGGCGCGACAAGCAGGTTGTTCACTCGCTTGTCGCGCCTTGAATTCCGGTCTTTTATCTTTCCTGGGGGCGTTCCAGACTGATGTGACCGATGACCCCGTTTTTGAGCTCCCTGAGGAAGAGCTCTGCAGCCTTGTGCAGATCCACCTCTCCCCCACGGACCAGGCATCCCCGTTTGCGGCCTATGGCCTCGAGCAGGGCCAGACCGTCGGCAGGAAGCTCCTTGAGCTTGTACCGTTGCATGAGCAGATCCGGGTAACGGCCCAAAAGGTGGTTGCCCGTGTACATGGCCACCTCGGGATAGCTCATGGCCGTATCCCTGATGGCGCCTGACGCGGCCAGCAGGAAGGCGCCGTGTTTGTCCTGGAGCTTGGGCCACAGGATGCCCGGCGTGTCCGAAAGGACAACCCCGTTTTTCAGATCAATGTGTTTGGGCTTGCGGGTGATGGCCGCCTGGTTGGCCGCCTTGGTGATTTCCCTGCCCACGATGGTGTTGATGAGGGTGGATTTGCCCACATTGGGAATCCCGGCCATCATCACCCGGACGGGCTTGAACAGATAATCCCGCTTGGGGGTCATTTTTTTGCAGAGGCCGATGATTTTCATGGCCTCTTTTTTGTTCTTGGCGCACATGGCCAGGGCCTTGACCCCTTTTTCGCGTTGGAAATACCCAATCCATTCGGTGGTTATCCGGGGATCGGCCATGTCGGCCTTGTTCAGGACGCGGATACACGGTCTGTCCCCCTTGAGTTCATGCAAGAGGGGGTTCTGACTGGAAAGGGGCAGTCGGGCATCAAGCACCTCCACGACCACGTCAATGGACGGCATGACCCGGGCAATGGCCTGCCTGGCCTTGTGCATATGTCCTGGGAACCAGTTGATATCCATTATGGTTTGTCCTTTATTTTTTTGATGACGTATCCTCCGATGGTATTCCGATTCTCGGACAGATATCCGTCAGATCGCATGCCGTGCACAAGGGACCCCTGGCCTTGCAAACCTTCCGGCCAAACAGCACCAGGCAGTGGTTGATATTCCCCCAATGCTGCCGGGGAACAAGAGGCATGAGATCCTTTTCCACCCGGATCGGATTGGTGGATTCGGTCAGCCCAAGACGCAGGGCAATTCTTTTCACATGCGTGTCAACGGCTATGCCCTCATGAATGCCAAAGGCGTTGGAAAGGATGATGTTGGCGGTCTTTCGGGCAACTCCTCCCAGGGTGATCAGTTCTGCCATGCTCTGGGGGACCTGGCCAGCGAACGTGTTCATAATGGTTCGGGCCGCATGAATCAGATTTTTGGCCTTGTTCTTGTAAAATCCCGTGGAATAGATGACTTTTTCAACCTCCCTGGGATCGGCCTGGGCCATGGATGCAACGTCCGGCCACCGGGCAAAGAGCACAGGGGTGACCATGTTCACCCGTTTGTCCGTGCATTGGGCTGAAAGGGCCGTGGCCACGAGGAGTTCCCACGGGGTCGACCAGTTCAGGGCAGAAGTGGGCCGGGGATATCGTTTCAAAAGACGATCCAGAACGATTGCCGCCCTGGCCTGTACCTCGGTGGGTTGTTGATTGTTCTGTTTATGGGACGAGTTCAATCTTTTCCCCCGGTTGCATGATGATCGGGCAGGTGGATGGCGCCAGTTGCCGGATTTGTTGGGAGAATTGTTCGGGATCGGCATCCAGGCTGGGAAAGGTCCCCCAGTGCATGGGTACGGCCTGACGACATTTGAGCAGGGAACAGGCCTTGGCGGCCTGGCGGGCGTCCATGGTAAAGACGCCGCC
The DNA window shown above is from Desulfoplanes formicivorans and carries:
- a CDS encoding protein-L-isoaspartate(D-aspartate) O-methyltransferase; this encodes MKDRDTPATRADRLAMVASQIESRGIRDPLVVKAMREVPRHLFVPGDMQKRAHDDTPLPIGWEQTISQPYIVAYMTQALGLHGQETVLEIGCGSGYQAAILSRIAARVYTVERIPQLARKAMATLDELGITNIQVREGDGSLGWEEKSPFDAIMVTASGPRIPAPLSSQLGLHGTLVMPVGSRGQGQRIVRQTRISRETFRTDQLLGVAFVPLIGEYGWRADRKG
- a CDS encoding YeeE/YedE thiosulfate transporter family protein, whose product is MKTEQGAWNPYVAGALSGLLGVFSVVVAGKFMGASTTFVRASGMIEKMFVPETVANTAYYMSKGLQFDWQFLFVIGICIGSLIASLTSKTFVWQAVPTMWENRHGGSVARRGVVAFVGGMVAMYGARLAGGCPSGHGLSGLTQLSVSGFIAAACFFAGGMLMAALVFPRSRQERHG
- a CDS encoding DUF6691 family protein; this translates as MALIYGLITGIVFGFLLQKARVIRYDKQLGALRLKDMTIVKFMLSNIIVGMVGIYILNDMGMVRLSVKATSIGANALGGIVFGLGWGLLGYCPGTAAGALGEGRWDALWGIGGMLVGASLFAHTYPVLKSTVYTWGNLGKITLPQMLGISHWPVIIGLVILYVLVLGWFEKKGL
- the ylqF gene encoding ribosome biogenesis GTPase YlqF yields the protein MDINWFPGHMHKARQAIARVMPSIDVVVEVLDARLPLSSQNPLLHELKGDRPCIRVLNKADMADPRITTEWIGYFQREKGVKALAMCAKNKKEAMKIIGLCKKMTPKRDYLFKPVRVMMAGIPNVGKSTLINTIVGREITKAANQAAITRKPKHIDLKNGVVLSDTPGILWPKLQDKHGAFLLAASGAIRDTAMSYPEVAMYTGNHLLGRYPDLLMQRYKLKELPADGLALLEAIGRKRGCLVRGGEVDLHKAAELFLRELKNGVIGHISLERPQER
- the nth gene encoding endonuclease III; this translates as MNSSHKQNNQQPTEVQARAAIVLDRLLKRYPRPTSALNWSTPWELLVATALSAQCTDKRVNMVTPVLFARWPDVASMAQADPREVEKVIYSTGFYKNKAKNLIHAARTIMNTFAGQVPQSMAELITLGGVARKTANIILSNAFGIHEGIAVDTHVKRIALRLGLTESTNPIRVEKDLMPLVPRQHWGNINHCLVLFGRKVCKARGPLCTACDLTDICPRIGIPSEDTSSKK